A stretch of DNA from Campylobacter gracilis:
CAAGTAGCAGCCGAGATTAGAGGATTCAGACCGCCTGAGCCGTATAAGGGCAAAGGCATCAAGTATCTTGAAGAGCATATCATCCGCAAAGCCGGAAAAACAGCTAAGAAATAAGGGTTGAGAAATGACACAGAACGTATTAAAAAGAAAGATCTCTTTACGAATCAAGAGAAAAAGAAGAATTCGCGCTAAAATTTCAGGCGTCGCATCTTGCCCTAGAATTTCTATTTTCAAATCCAATAGGACAGTTTACGCTCAGGCTATCGACGACGCCGCGAGCGCGACTTTGTGCGCCAGCAGCGGTAAGGTTTTAAATTTAAAGGCGAACAAAGAGGGCGCGGCTAGCTTAGCTAAAGATTTAGCTTCCAAGCTAAAGGATAAAGGCATCTCTGAAGCGATTTTCGATCGCAATGGCTATTTGTATCACGGCGTAATCGCAAGTTTTGCCGAGTCGCTACGCCAAAACGGCATCAAACTATAACCCAAAGGAATGATTGTGGAAAAGTATAATAGAGAAGAATTCGAAGAGGTAATCGTCAATATCGGTAGGGTTACGAAGGTCGTTAAAGGTGGTAGAAGGTTTAGGTTTACGGCTCTTATCGTAGTAGGCAATAGAAACGGCTTGGTAGGCTTTGGCTTTGGTAAGTCCAAAGAAGTTCCTGACGCGATTAAAAAGGCGGTAGATGATGCGTTTAAAAATATTATCAAGGTAAATTTAAACGGCTCTACTATCACTCACGATATCGAAGTTAAATACAATGCGAGCAAAATTTTACTTAAGCCGGCGAGCGAGGGTACCGGCGTTATCGCAGGCGGTTCAGTCCGCCCGGTTTTAGAGCTTGCGGGTGTTAAAGATATCCTCACCAAATCGCTAGGTTCGAACAACTCCTCAAATGTCGTAAGAGCTACGATGAAAGCTCTTAGCATGTTAAAACACTAACAAGGATAAAAGATGGGATTAGAAAATCTTAAAAAAGCCCCGGGCTCGACTCACGCTACTAAGCGCTTGGGTCGCGGTCAAGGAAGCGGCTTAGGTAAAACTGCGGGTCGCGGTGGCAAGGGTCAGACCGCACGCACTGGCTCTCACGAAAAAAGAGGCTTCGAGGGCGGTCAGCAGCCGATTCAACGAAGGCTTCCAAAGGTAGGTTTTACTTCTAAATTTGAAAAGCCTTACGTGATTAATGTCGATAAAATCGAAGCTATCAAAGATCTTAGCGAGATTACGATTGAAAGCATCAAATCCGTTCATAAAATTTCGAATTCCGTTAAAAAGATCAAGCTGATCGGCGTAGGCGCAAAAGCGCTTGCTAGCAAGATCAAAGACGAGAACGTAAAGTCTAGCGGACAAAAATAATGAATAAATCG
This window harbors:
- the rplR gene encoding 50S ribosomal protein L18; this translates as MTQNVLKRKISLRIKRKRRIRAKISGVASCPRISIFKSNRTVYAQAIDDAASATLCASSGKVLNLKANKEGAASLAKDLASKLKDKGISEAIFDRNGYLYHGVIASFAESLRQNGIKL
- the rpsE gene encoding 30S ribosomal protein S5 — protein: MEKYNREEFEEVIVNIGRVTKVVKGGRRFRFTALIVVGNRNGLVGFGFGKSKEVPDAIKKAVDDAFKNIIKVNLNGSTITHDIEVKYNASKILLKPASEGTGVIAGGSVRPVLELAGVKDILTKSLGSNNSSNVVRATMKALSMLKH
- the rplO gene encoding 50S ribosomal protein L15 codes for the protein MGLENLKKAPGSTHATKRLGRGQGSGLGKTAGRGGKGQTARTGSHEKRGFEGGQQPIQRRLPKVGFTSKFEKPYVINVDKIEAIKDLSEITIESIKSVHKISNSVKKIKLIGVGAKALASKIKDENVKSSGQK